In a genomic window of Diadema setosum chromosome 3, eeDiaSeto1, whole genome shotgun sequence:
- the LOC140226522 gene encoding CD180 antigen-like, translated as MQLKDKTRVAGLILMHVVIFTIVKTVYPADRSMRCEINLESRSATCEDMGLSSVPEYLPDNTEVLKLGENQIKALHNKSFLIYKQLRYLSIPKNNISFIESGTFLILSFLHILILSHNPFLPVLRGDMFASNNLTDIVLHYSNLAYVSDDLFRAMAPNSTVDLRWNVLQNVNWTNCHNVSFESMPLAYNKLADLSKHAFVMDCTVGFLDLSHNPIHLVSPATISSLKVKDLDMSGILLPEKELRHLFEGVGASSTIASLSLKSIGLTSIRPGLFSALHGKQLDWLDLGSNGLKQLIPRGFENLTDVSELVLDSNGLEVIEPSYFSGMSSLRALNLELNNISVINVDNSVWNANLITSLFLQENNFERIGTHAFNGLKNLIFVDLSHNKFNKETSVSFSDLQALNTLKMIACTFTTVLQFNAHALKVLDLLGAKVIQRGMISPGTFQRNAPLLQNINLSDTKISAVDLWDKVKRVSSFDGLFELRVLDLSFNDMSVISDVFFKNQTSLRELYLHYCDLSIRPPLVDGLFNLQILSLSNNRLHFIPHNYLNDTFQLRELLLAGNDLVYLHDDMFRNVVNLTRLDLTSNSLVTLHFTTFVPIFQTLLVLSLSENPWICNCSLRWLPKWFARKAIHLENRAGTKCSYDGSIKSAAGKLLWDFDPVTECGPQFVLYFSVAASAVCTTLSLVLIYHNRWKIRYGLFLCRIHFIGYREIIPQQQREHFQYDMYVVIHDEDEEWVDDIFRRGLEENLPEYDRLAIGDEALMLGMYYLDSVSLLVENSLKLVFLISANALKNHMFLLKFRLALDHVNEVQMEKIVLVFLEDIPDADLPFLIRLFLSDNRAYLVWPRGREGQVYFWEQLAKYMAVNRYCNPLVPP; from the coding sequence ATGCAGTTGAAGGACAAGACGCGAGTCGCCGGATTAATTCTAATGCACGTCGTCATCTTCACTATAGTGAAGACGGTATACCCAGCAGATCGATCGATGCGCTGTGAAATCAATCTTGAATCTCGGAGTGCAACCTGCGAGGACATGGGACTGTCTTCGGTGCCGGAGTACCTGCCCGACAACACTGAGGTTCTTAAATTGGGTGAAAATCAGATCAAAGCTTTACACAATAAATCATTCTTGATCTACAAACAATTACGTTACCTATCCATTCCCAAAAACAACATTTCGTTTATAGAAAGCGGCACGTTCTTGATACTGTCATTTCTGCACATTCTGATTCTGTCGCACAACCCATTTCTTCCGGTGCTTCGAGGGGACATGTTTGCCAGCAATAACCTTACGGATATTGTGCTACACTATAGCAACCTTGCATATGTCTCTGATGATCTCTTTAGGGCGATGGCCCCGAACTCCACTGTTGACTTAAGATGGAACGTTTTGCAGAACGTCAACTGGACGAATTGCCACAACGTATCATTTGAATCTATGCCACTTGCGTACAACAAGTTGGCAGATCTTTCTAAACATGCTTTTGTAATGGACTGTACTGTAGGTTTTCTTGATCTGTCCCACAACCCAATACACCTCGTTAGCCCAGCCACAATTTCGTCCCTCAAAGTCAAAGACCTTGATATGAGCGGAATACTACTACCAGAGAAAGAGCTCCGTCACTTATTCGAGGGCGTAGGGGCGTCTTCAACAATAGCTTCCCTTAGTCTTAAAAGCATAGGTCTCACCTCCATACGACCTGGGCTATTCAGTGCATTACACGGAAAACAACTTGACTGGTTAGACCTTGGCTCGAATGGACTGAAACAACTAATTCCAAGAGGGTTTGAAAATTTGACCGACGTCTCTGAACTGGTTCTTGACTCCAATGGACTTGAAGTGATTGAACCTAGCTATTTTTCAGGTATGTCCTCGCTGCGAGCGCTGAACCTAGAGCTCAACAATATATCTGTTATAAACGTAGATAATTCTGTTTGGAATGCGAATCTCATCACATCACTTTTTCTCcaggaaaataattttgaacgAATTGGGACTCACGCTTTCAACGGTCTGAAAAATCTGATTTTTGTAGATTTATCTCACAACAAGTTTAACAAAGAAACAAGCGTTTCGTTTTCGGATCTACAAGCACTGAACACTCTTAAAATGATTGCCTGCACCTTCACAACTGTACTTCAATTTAATGCCCATGCGTTGAAAGTCTTAGACCTTCTCGGAGCCAAGGTAATCCAACGAGGTATGATTTCCCCCGGAACATTTCAAAGAAACGCCCCTCTTCTCCAGAATATCAACCTTAGCGATACTAAAATATCCGCTGTTGATCTTTGGGATAAAGTTAAACGCGTATCTTCCTTTGACGGCTTGTTTGAATTACGTGTATTGGACCTTTCCTTTAATGACATGTCAGTTATATCCGACGTTTTCTTCAAAAACCAGACCAGTTTGAGAGAGCTATACCTACACTATTGCGACTTATCTATAAGACCTCCGCTGGTTGACGGGCTTTTCAATCTGCAAATTCTCAGCCTAAGTAACAATCGTTTACATTTTATTCCCCACAATTACCTAAATGATACATTTCAACTGCGCGAGCTTTTATTAGCTGGTAATGATCTAGTCTACTTGCACGACGATATGTTTCGAAACGTTGTGAACCTAACTCGATTAGATCTTACGTCCAATAGTCTTGTCACGCTACATTTCACAACCTTTGTGCCTATATTTCAAACTCTGTTGGTACTTAGTTTGTCAGAAAATCCATGGATTTGCAACTGTTCTCTTAGATGGTTACCCAAGTGGTTCGCCAGAAAGGCTATTCATCTTGAAAATCGTGCCGGTACCAAATGTTCTTACGACGGTTCGATCAAGTCTGCCGCAGGAAAACTTTTGTGGGATTTTGATCCAGTTACCGAGTGTGGTCCACAGTTTGTGCTCTACTTCTCAGTGGCAGCCAGCGCTGTGTGTACTACACTGTCCCTTGTCCTGATCTACCACAATCGCTGGAAAATCAGGTATGGGCTCTTTCTGTGCAGGATCCACTTCATTGGTTACCGGGAAATCATCCCCCAGCAGCAACGGGAACATTTCCAGTATGATATGTATGTTGTCATCCACGATGAGGACGAAGAGTGGGTGGATGATATCTTCCGACGCGGTCTGGAAGAGAACCTTCCCGAATACGACCGACTTGCCATTGGAGATGAGGCCCTAATGCTTGGGATGTACTACCTGGATTCTGTCAGCCTACTTGTGGAAAATAGCTTGAAGCTAGTTTTTCTCATCAGCGCAAATGCTCTCAAGAATCACATGTTCCTTCTCAAATTTCGACTCGCCTTGGATCATGTTAATGAGGTCCAGATGGAAAAGATCGTGCTTGTGTTTCTGGAAGACATCCCGGACGCCGACCTGCCTTTTCTCATCCGTCTATTCCTCAGTGATAATCGGGCATATCTTGTGTGGCCGCGAGGCCGTGAAGGGCAGGTCTACTTCTGGGAGCAGCTGGCAAAATACATGGCAGTCAACAGATATTGTAACCCACTTGTTCCCCCGTAG